In Holophagaceae bacterium, one DNA window encodes the following:
- a CDS encoding nuclear transport factor 2 family protein, whose product MSSSELPPMVQAYFDAITAMDFEKASACFTTPCHHQDPIGSPVNTSPADVKQFFEGLGSLFASVRLSPREVHGAGSERAIAFRGEGRGRNGADVVFEGIDVIRLDASGRIAELRAFWDPGPTVAKLMA is encoded by the coding sequence GTGAGCTCATCCGAACTGCCCCCGATGGTCCAGGCCTACTTCGATGCCATTACAGCCATGGATTTCGAAAAGGCCTCGGCCTGTTTCACGACGCCCTGCCATCACCAGGACCCCATCGGCAGCCCCGTGAACACCTCACCAGCGGACGTGAAGCAATTTTTTGAAGGCCTTGGTTCGCTTTTCGCCTCGGTGCGGCTCAGCCCCCGGGAGGTCCATGGCGCGGGCTCCGAGCGGGCCATCGCCTTCCGCGGGGAGGGCAGGGGCCGCAACGGCGCCGACGTGGTTTTCGAAGGCATCGACGTCATCCGCCTGGATGCTTCCGGCCGCATCGCCGAGCTCCGCGCCTTCTGGGATCCCGGTCCCACCGTCGCGAAATTGATGGCTTAG
- a CDS encoding ATP-dependent DNA helicase RecG produces MSTLAPLPLSTQVSVLRGLGPARAAALQEADIHTLRDLLMHLPYRYVDRGSIKPLGDLDMRGFEPDLEDREIITVLGQVQDLRQSLTRIQRMALTEVLLNDGTGVLKLVFFNQPYLGRSLKIGDRLLAFGPLVEGRHGLEMRGPQIELMGRAGNEQARGADGLWVRRYLPLYRKLGPISSLVRKKLVEEALLRAHPPEEWLPPELCRHLPDALASLRLLHQPPDESDGRLLNQRETPAHQRLATEELFAFALGVELRRAGRMKRRGLVVPTSPDLRERLKAFLPFHLTGAQRKVFKEIVDDLTSGRVMHRLLQGDVGSGKTLVAFLSMAMVAETGGQGALLAPTEVLARQHAQSFERLLGDEAHRIQLLLGPMKAAEKREALARIANGEARYLVGTHALFQEAVAFKDLRLVVVDEQHRFGVKQREALKQKGGDPHWLVMSATPIPRSLALSLFGDLDQSVLDALPPGRQPITTRLLETGAAERAWDLVGTEIKGGRQVFVVSPAIDPADETKVKLRDIQAMEKLIRARFPGIDMEVVHGRLKPEDMAARMGRFVQGDAKLLLATTVIEVGVDVPNATVMVVDHAERFGLSQLHQLRGRVGRGAHRSFFVMISSVETERLHILVETQDGFRIAQRDLEIRGPGEFFGVRQAGLPQFQVADLVKDRQLLQSCREAAARSIAVGLTEAQREWLQRERERLKLAEVV; encoded by the coding sequence ATGTCCACTCTCGCGCCACTGCCCCTGAGCACCCAGGTCTCGGTGCTCCGTGGCCTGGGGCCTGCGCGGGCGGCGGCCCTGCAGGAAGCGGACATCCACACCCTGCGGGACCTGTTGATGCACCTGCCCTACCGCTACGTGGACCGGGGCTCCATCAAGCCGCTCGGCGATCTGGATATGCGCGGTTTCGAACCGGACCTGGAAGACCGGGAGATCATCACGGTGCTCGGCCAGGTCCAGGATCTTCGCCAGAGCCTGACGCGGATCCAGCGCATGGCCCTGACCGAGGTGCTGCTGAACGATGGCACAGGCGTGTTGAAGTTGGTCTTTTTCAACCAGCCCTACCTCGGACGCAGCCTGAAGATCGGCGACCGGCTGCTGGCCTTCGGGCCGCTGGTGGAGGGCCGCCATGGCCTGGAAATGCGCGGGCCGCAGATCGAACTCATGGGCCGGGCCGGGAATGAACAGGCCAGAGGGGCCGATGGGCTCTGGGTCCGCCGCTACCTGCCGCTCTACCGGAAGCTGGGGCCCATCAGCAGCCTGGTGCGGAAAAAATTGGTGGAGGAGGCCCTGCTCCGGGCCCATCCCCCCGAAGAGTGGCTGCCTCCGGAGCTCTGCCGGCACCTGCCGGATGCACTGGCTTCGCTGCGGCTGCTGCACCAGCCGCCGGACGAAAGCGACGGCCGGCTGTTGAACCAGCGCGAAACGCCCGCCCACCAGCGCCTGGCCACGGAAGAGCTGTTCGCCTTCGCCCTGGGCGTCGAACTCCGCCGCGCGGGGCGGATGAAACGCCGCGGCCTGGTGGTGCCCACGTCGCCGGACCTGCGGGAACGCCTGAAAGCCTTCCTGCCCTTCCACCTCACCGGCGCCCAGCGCAAGGTGTTCAAGGAGATCGTGGACGATCTCACCTCCGGGCGCGTCATGCATCGCCTGCTGCAGGGGGATGTGGGCAGCGGAAAAACGCTGGTCGCCTTTCTTTCCATGGCCATGGTCGCCGAAACGGGTGGCCAGGGCGCCCTGCTCGCACCCACGGAGGTCCTGGCCCGCCAGCATGCCCAGAGCTTCGAGCGGTTGCTGGGGGACGAAGCCCATCGCATCCAATTGCTCCTGGGGCCCATGAAGGCGGCTGAAAAGCGCGAGGCCCTGGCGCGCATCGCCAACGGCGAGGCCCGCTACCTCGTGGGCACCCACGCGCTGTTCCAGGAGGCCGTGGCGTTCAAGGACCTGCGCCTGGTGGTGGTGGACGAACAGCACCGGTTCGGCGTGAAACAGCGCGAGGCCCTGAAGCAGAAGGGCGGCGACCCCCATTGGCTGGTGATGAGCGCCACGCCGATTCCCCGCTCCCTGGCGCTTTCGCTGTTCGGCGATCTGGACCAGTCGGTGCTCGATGCGCTGCCGCCGGGCCGCCAGCCCATCACCACCCGCCTGCTGGAGACCGGCGCCGCGGAGCGGGCCTGGGACCTCGTCGGGACGGAGATCAAGGGGGGGCGCCAGGTTTTCGTGGTGAGTCCGGCCATCGATCCCGCCGATGAGACCAAGGTGAAGCTGCGCGACATCCAGGCCATGGAGAAGCTCATCCGCGCGCGCTTTCCGGGCATCGACATGGAGGTCGTCCATGGGCGCCTCAAACCCGAGGACATGGCCGCGCGCATGGGCCGCTTTGTCCAGGGGGATGCGAAGCTGCTCCTGGCCACCACGGTCATCGAGGTGGGCGTGGATGTTCCCAACGCCACGGTGATGGTGGTGGACCATGCAGAGCGCTTCGGGCTGTCCCAACTGCATCAGCTTCGGGGACGCGTGGGGCGCGGCGCCCATCGCAGCTTTTTCGTGATGATTTCAAGCGTTGAAACCGAACGGCTCCACATCCTGGTGGAAACCCAGGACGGGTTCAGGATCGCGCAGCGGGACCTGGAGATCCGCGGCCCCGGCGAATTTTTCGGCGTCCGGCAGGCGGGCCTGCCGCAGTTCCAGGTGGCGGATCTGGTGAAGGACCGCCAACTCCTGCAGAGCTGCCGGGAGGCGGCGGCCAGGTCCATTGCGGTGGGCCTGACCGAGGCCCAGCGCGAATGGCTGCAACGGGAGCGGGAGCGGCTGAAATTGGCCGAGGTGGTATGA
- the tadA gene encoding Flp pilus assembly complex ATPase component TadA produces MAKLDKFLAQMVAKGAATLHLDPGQFPTMELPGGHRVTLSSQELVGAVLDGLAKEILPNEMSTNYLRGEQVRFDYTFETEPFQFLLQRSTIGTRILAGRLRALTSDAMPAPKEASTGDFLIPKGPAPAKVLSMDSLINWMLDLGGSDVYLNAGESPLLRHQGRIGSVEGFKPIPAQELSDLLKGITPKANWDAFERGMDTEFAYTDDVRHCRLRVSIFHDALGPAVAMRIMPKEVPDADTLGLSVPIRRLVQFNHGLVIIAGPSGSGRTTTVSALVAIAHESRHGFIVTIEDAVEFPFLQGNALVRQREVGRDPARQKQAIRAALRQAPDILMVGELRDAETVELALDAAGSGRLVFAMLSATSALDAISRLSEVFGPDHQPFIRARLASSLKAVLCQTLLKKNGGGRVAAIETIFNNPQIMGLIRKGDIEEIPAAMKTGRQYGQMLQNEVLVKLIKDKVIEPMEAYRKCHDRETFIQACKKAAIPFDPRKDGEEKPGD; encoded by the coding sequence ATGGCGAAGCTGGACAAGTTCCTGGCTCAGATGGTCGCCAAGGGCGCGGCCACGCTGCACCTGGACCCGGGGCAATTCCCGACCATGGAACTCCCCGGAGGCCATCGGGTGACCCTGAGCTCCCAGGAGCTGGTGGGGGCGGTGCTGGACGGCCTGGCCAAGGAGATCCTGCCGAACGAGATGTCGACCAACTACCTCCGCGGTGAGCAGGTGCGGTTCGACTACACCTTTGAAACCGAACCCTTCCAGTTCCTGCTCCAGCGCAGCACCATCGGGACGCGCATCCTGGCCGGCCGGCTGCGGGCCCTGACTTCAGACGCCATGCCGGCCCCCAAGGAGGCCAGCACCGGGGATTTCCTGATCCCGAAAGGCCCCGCCCCCGCCAAGGTGCTCAGCATGGACAGCCTCATCAACTGGATGCTGGACCTCGGCGGCTCGGACGTCTACCTGAACGCGGGGGAATCGCCCCTGCTGCGGCACCAGGGCCGCATCGGCTCCGTGGAGGGCTTCAAGCCCATCCCCGCGCAGGAACTCTCGGACCTGCTCAAGGGCATCACGCCCAAGGCCAACTGGGATGCTTTTGAAAGGGGCATGGACACCGAATTCGCCTATACGGACGATGTGCGGCACTGCCGCCTGCGGGTATCGATCTTCCACGATGCGCTGGGCCCCGCGGTCGCCATGCGCATCATGCCCAAGGAGGTGCCGGACGCGGACACGCTCGGCTTGAGCGTTCCCATCCGCCGGCTGGTCCAGTTCAACCATGGCCTCGTGATCATCGCCGGGCCCAGCGGCAGCGGGCGCACCACCACGGTTTCGGCCCTGGTGGCCATCGCCCACGAATCCCGCCACGGGTTCATCGTGACCATCGAGGACGCTGTCGAGTTTCCCTTCCTGCAGGGGAACGCGCTAGTGCGCCAGCGGGAAGTGGGCCGCGATCCGGCCCGCCAGAAACAGGCCATCCGTGCGGCGCTGCGCCAGGCCCCGGACATCCTCATGGTGGGGGAACTGCGGGACGCGGAAACCGTAGAGCTGGCCCTCGACGCGGCGGGCTCCGGGCGCCTGGTTTTCGCGATGCTTTCGGCTACCTCGGCCCTGGACGCCATCAGCCGCCTGAGCGAGGTCTTCGGACCGGACCACCAGCCCTTCATCCGGGCGCGGCTGGCGAGTTCGTTGAAGGCCGTGCTCTGCCAGACCCTGCTGAAGAAGAACGGCGGCGGACGGGTGGCGGCCATCGAGACCATTTTCAACAACCCGCAGATCATGGGCCTGATCCGCAAAGGCGACATCGAAGAGATCCCGGCCGCCATGAAGACCGGCCGCCAATACGGGCAGATGCTGCAGAACGAGGTGCTCGTGAAGCTCATCAAGGACAAGGTCATCGAGCCCATGGAGGCCTACCGGAAATGCCATGACCGCGAAACCTTCATCCAGGCCTGCAAAAAGGCCGCGATCCCGTTCGACCCCAGGAAGGATGGCGAAGAAAAACCCGGGGACTGA
- a CDS encoding DUF2135 domain-containing protein yields MLMRGLLASSFLAFALLVPRQNEATKSQPPPPPQVTTVQPTRPAIFIPGEDGKKAPAQLQALKIDVQVVGALATTTWDMTIHNPQNRLLEGELVFPLGEGQTVSRFAMDVNGVLREGVVVEKAKGRQVFESIVRRGVDPGLLEMVAGNSFKARIYPIPANGAKRVVIAYEQELPFVSKKDGDALKYTLPMGFDQPVGRFSLTVEVLEQTQQPQCSSSPIQNFELKPWQRSFKAEAVREHFQPEAALVLLVPKSAEASGSYVQRFGDERFFYVSLLPRASREPRPAPKKLLIAWDASASASSRDRSKELELLDLYFKRIGSCSVELVVFRNAPESPRAFTVAQGGWKALRQALESAPLDGGTALGALDLSGSGCDLALLFSDGINTFGPAAPKFPRCPLLAINTALTAQHDRLRFLAESTGGEYLNLSGETAEQGAEALKTQALALLRATYEPGAVRELYPSGGALVRGSLGIAGKLSKDRARITLHFGYGSAERFTRVVSVGGEESSAAPVARLWAQKKLQQLMLEPDLHRASILKLGQDFSIVTPDTSLIVLDALSDYVRYHIVPPAEMQAEYFRQVREEQSGKKEAEQRHLESLLTQFKERQAWWEKEFKPLPQVQRTRDMKDVQGAAGVVAGGAPPPPAPQQNQLAPRAEAPRPSAVPAEVVLSAGEDKEEQDAVGHRSRDGAASISRSKKESAKPDAEPEARGTITLKAWNPDTPYLKSLAGTPKADRYAAYLMLRAEYGSTPGFFLDVSDLFFREGDVDLALRILSNIAELKLEDATLLRVLGYRLKQLGRHRLSVWASEAVLRMREEEPQSTRDLALACAANGQEQRAADLLWGVVRKPWDGRFRDVNLIALGELNALIGTAKAKINTGSMDSRFIRNLPVDVRVVLNWDTDNSDMDLHVIDPRGEECFYSHSRTELGGRISVDATGGYGPEEFLLKKAVPGTYKVRANYFGTRQQTVIGATTVVLELYLRYGSGRVENKSVILRLTGGSRLADVGEFVFVK; encoded by the coding sequence ATGTTGATGCGCGGCCTGCTCGCCTCCAGCTTCCTGGCCTTTGCCTTGCTCGTTCCGCGCCAGAATGAGGCAACCAAGAGCCAACCACCTCCACCGCCACAGGTCACCACGGTCCAGCCTACCCGCCCGGCGATTTTCATCCCGGGCGAGGATGGCAAGAAAGCCCCGGCCCAGCTCCAGGCTCTGAAGATCGATGTGCAGGTCGTGGGCGCGCTGGCCACCACCACCTGGGACATGACGATCCACAACCCGCAGAACCGCCTGCTGGAGGGAGAGCTGGTGTTCCCGCTGGGCGAGGGCCAGACCGTTTCGCGCTTCGCCATGGATGTGAACGGCGTTTTGCGGGAAGGCGTGGTGGTGGAGAAAGCCAAGGGGCGCCAGGTCTTCGAGAGCATCGTGCGGCGGGGCGTGGATCCCGGCCTTCTCGAAATGGTGGCCGGCAACAGTTTCAAGGCCCGCATCTATCCCATTCCGGCGAACGGCGCCAAGCGGGTGGTCATCGCCTACGAGCAGGAACTGCCCTTCGTATCGAAAAAGGATGGTGACGCCCTGAAATACACCCTGCCCATGGGTTTCGACCAGCCCGTCGGCCGCTTCAGCCTGACCGTGGAAGTGCTGGAGCAGACCCAGCAGCCGCAATGCTCCTCCAGCCCCATCCAGAATTTCGAATTGAAGCCCTGGCAGCGCAGTTTCAAGGCCGAGGCCGTCCGCGAGCATTTCCAGCCGGAAGCCGCGCTCGTGCTGCTCGTGCCCAAGAGCGCCGAGGCCAGCGGATCCTACGTCCAGCGCTTCGGCGATGAACGCTTCTTCTATGTGAGCCTCCTGCCCCGGGCCTCCCGGGAACCGCGGCCCGCGCCCAAGAAACTGCTGATCGCCTGGGATGCATCCGCCTCGGCCTCCAGCCGCGACCGGAGCAAGGAACTGGAGCTGCTGGACCTCTACTTCAAGCGCATCGGAAGCTGCTCCGTGGAGCTGGTCGTTTTCCGGAACGCCCCCGAGAGTCCGCGCGCCTTCACGGTCGCCCAAGGGGGCTGGAAAGCCCTCCGGCAGGCCCTGGAAAGCGCGCCCCTGGACGGCGGCACGGCCCTGGGCGCGCTTGATTTGAGCGGCTCTGGCTGCGACCTGGCGCTGCTCTTCAGCGATGGCATCAACACCTTCGGCCCCGCGGCGCCCAAGTTCCCCCGCTGCCCGCTGCTGGCCATCAACACAGCGCTCACGGCCCAGCACGACCGGCTGCGCTTTCTCGCGGAATCCACCGGCGGCGAATACCTGAATCTTTCAGGGGAAACCGCCGAACAGGGCGCCGAAGCCCTGAAGACCCAGGCCCTGGCGCTGCTCCGCGCCACCTATGAACCCGGCGCGGTGCGGGAGCTGTATCCCAGCGGCGGCGCCCTCGTGCGCGGTTCCCTGGGCATCGCGGGCAAGCTGTCGAAGGACCGCGCGCGCATCACCCTGCATTTCGGCTACGGCAGCGCAGAACGCTTCACCCGCGTCGTCTCCGTGGGCGGCGAGGAGAGCAGCGCCGCGCCCGTGGCGCGGCTCTGGGCCCAGAAAAAGCTCCAGCAATTGATGCTGGAGCCGGACCTCCACCGCGCTTCGATCCTGAAGCTCGGCCAGGATTTCTCCATCGTCACGCCCGACACCTCGCTGATCGTGCTGGACGCCCTTTCCGACTACGTGCGCTACCACATCGTGCCGCCCGCGGAGATGCAGGCCGAGTATTTCCGCCAAGTGCGGGAGGAGCAGAGCGGAAAAAAGGAAGCCGAACAAAGGCACCTGGAATCGTTGTTGACCCAATTCAAGGAGCGCCAGGCCTGGTGGGAGAAGGAATTCAAGCCGCTGCCCCAGGTTCAGAGAACCCGCGATATGAAGGATGTCCAAGGCGCGGCGGGCGTCGTGGCGGGTGGAGCGCCGCCGCCTCCAGCGCCACAGCAGAACCAGCTCGCGCCCCGGGCGGAAGCGCCCCGGCCTTCCGCGGTTCCCGCGGAAGTGGTGCTGTCCGCCGGGGAGGACAAGGAGGAGCAGGACGCCGTCGGCCACCGCAGCAGGGATGGCGCCGCCTCGATTTCGAGATCCAAGAAGGAGAGCGCCAAGCCCGATGCGGAGCCCGAAGCCAGAGGCACCATCACCCTGAAGGCCTGGAATCCCGACACGCCGTACCTGAAATCCCTCGCGGGCACGCCCAAGGCCGACCGCTACGCGGCCTACCTCATGCTCCGCGCCGAATACGGCTCTACGCCGGGCTTCTTCCTGGATGTCTCGGACCTGTTCTTCCGGGAGGGCGACGTCGACCTGGCCCTGCGGATCCTCTCCAACATCGCGGAACTGAAGCTCGAAGATGCGACGCTGCTGCGGGTGCTGGGCTACCGGCTGAAGCAACTCGGCCGGCACCGCCTGTCCGTGTGGGCTTCCGAGGCGGTGCTCCGCATGCGGGAGGAAGAACCCCAAAGCACGCGCGATCTGGCGCTCGCCTGCGCCGCGAATGGCCAGGAACAACGCGCCGCGGACTTGCTCTGGGGAGTGGTCCGGAAGCCATGGGACGGCCGTTTCAGGGACGTGAACCTCATCGCGCTGGGAGAATTGAATGCGCTCATCGGCACCGCCAAGGCCAAAATCAATACGGGAAGCATGGATTCCCGCTTCATCCGCAACCTGCCGGTGGATGTGCGCGTGGTGCTGAACTGGGACACGGACAATAGCGACATGGATCTCCACGTCATCGATCCCCGCGGGGAGGAGTGCTTCTACAGCCACTCCCGCACTGAACTGGGGGGCCGCATCAGCGTCGACGCGACCGGGGGCTATGGACCCGAAGAATTCCTGCTGAAGAAGGCTGTTCCGGGCACCTACAAAGTGCGGGCCAACTACTTCGGCACCCGGCAGCAGACCGTCATCGGCGCCACCACCGTCGTGCTGGAGCTCTACCTCCGCTATGGCAGCGGCAGGGTGGAGAACAAGTCCGTCATCCTGCGCCTCACGGGCGGCAGCCGGCTCGCGGATGTGGGGGAATTCGTGTTCGTGAAGTGA
- the coaD gene encoding pantetheine-phosphate adenylyltransferase, with product MRTAIYPGSFDPVTLGHSDIIQRAEKLVDRLIVAVLHNPAKTSAFSVEERVQMLKDLVAPFPNVEVTSFHGLLVDFARQHDADCIVRGVRAFSDFEYEFQMALVNRKLAPDLETIFLMPKEKYSAVSSRLVREIGSMGGELKELVPEPLLERIMTRLAKG from the coding sequence GTGCGCACGGCCATTTATCCCGGCTCTTTCGATCCCGTGACCCTCGGCCACTCGGACATCATCCAGCGGGCTGAAAAATTAGTGGACCGCCTGATCGTCGCGGTGCTGCACAACCCCGCCAAGACCTCAGCCTTCTCGGTGGAGGAACGCGTGCAGATGCTCAAGGATCTGGTGGCGCCCTTCCCCAATGTCGAGGTGACCAGTTTCCATGGCTTGCTGGTGGATTTCGCCAGGCAGCATGACGCGGACTGCATCGTCCGGGGCGTCCGGGCCTTCAGCGATTTCGAATACGAATTCCAGATGGCGCTCGTGAACCGTAAGCTGGCGCCGGATCTGGAAACCATCTTCCTGATGCCCAAGGAGAAATACTCCGCTGTGAGTTCCAGGCTGGTGCGGGAGATCGGCAGCATGGGCGGCGAATTGAAGGAACTGGTGCCTGAGCCTTTGCTGGAACGCATCATGACCAGGCTCGCGAAGGGTTAA